A single Methanolobus sp. ZRKC5 DNA region contains:
- a CDS encoding DUF1638 domain-containing protein — translation MPVLSILACEMLEDELVHVLSKDHGIKQLYLVENTNSFRLTRKLKSKELHPLVFHFDRLPDIVTENERNIFLDLILRFSKFDFLKNIHAELKAKKDEQLIIVVNLLSKNLHADLDRLHSEVCRNAREMSKISDGILIFYGKCAYSSESEADLKSLECPVYFLKDNNKGVADDCISVALGGNSSYTETKVKWGGKGSIYTTPMWSFSFQEWLDGSTPEFNDIKKYFDNPEYEQVFKINTPSLTNSDYDRSVSDFAKYFDMNVIEVKGTMELSFDSYMNAKAGVCKR, via the coding sequence ATGCCTGTCCTGAGTATACTTGCCTGTGAAATGCTTGAAGATGAACTCGTACATGTTCTCTCTAAAGATCATGGTATCAAACAGTTGTACTTAGTTGAAAATACGAATAGCTTCAGGTTAACAAGAAAACTTAAGTCTAAAGAACTTCACCCATTGGTATTTCATTTTGACAGGCTACCAGACATCGTTACAGAAAATGAGCGCAATATCTTTTTAGACCTCATTCTGCGCTTTTCAAAATTTGATTTTCTTAAAAATATCCATGCTGAACTTAAAGCAAAGAAGGATGAACAGCTCATTATTGTGGTAAATCTCCTGTCAAAGAACCTGCATGCTGATCTGGATCGCCTGCACTCTGAAGTATGTCGTAATGCTAGGGAAATGTCAAAAATATCTGATGGAATCCTGATTTTTTACGGGAAATGTGCTTATAGTTCTGAATCTGAGGCTGACTTAAAATCACTTGAGTGTCCTGTCTATTTCCTGAAAGACAATAACAAGGGGGTTGCGGATGATTGCATCAGTGTGGCCCTCGGTGGAAATAGCAGCTATACTGAAACAAAAGTCAAGTGGGGCGGGAAAGGTTCTATATATACGACTCCAATGTGGAGTTTCAGTTTTCAGGAATGGCTGGATGGATCAACACCAGAATTCAATGATATCAAAAAATATTTTGACAATCCGGAATATGAACAAGTTTTCAAGATAAATACTCCGTCGCTTACAAACAGTGATTATGACAGATCGGTTTCTGATTTTGCAAAGTACTTTGATATGAATGTCATTGAAGTCAAAGGTACAATGGAACTGTCGTTTGATTCTTATATGAATGCAAAGGCCGGTGTCTGCAAAAGATAG
- a CDS encoding alpha/beta hydrolase has translation MNPNPRKHGTAPYTIAVVHGGPGAPGTVTELAIELSSRSMTGVLEPLQTSMSIEGQIRELRKMLKKNGKLPVSLIGHSWGAWLAFMFAAHYPSYVKKLILVASGPFEERYASTVMQTRLERMSESEIEEYLHLSSSMSDPSVANKNHVFAKFGKLISAADSFDLVPYEGANAGFMHDVNRSIWNEASYLRRSGKLLDMGEHIKCPVVAIHGNHDPHPFEGVKAPLSKRLKHFRFTMLENCGHYPWQEKHASEKFYQVIQKELL, from the coding sequence ATGAACCCAAATCCTAGAAAACACGGAACAGCACCATACACAATTGCAGTCGTCCATGGTGGTCCCGGAGCGCCGGGAACGGTGACAGAACTGGCCATTGAACTTTCAAGCAGGTCAATGACAGGAGTATTGGAACCACTGCAGACATCAATGAGTATCGAAGGGCAGATAAGGGAATTGAGAAAAATGCTGAAAAAAAATGGGAAACTGCCTGTTTCACTGATAGGGCATTCCTGGGGTGCATGGCTTGCCTTTATGTTTGCCGCACATTACCCTTCCTATGTGAAGAAACTGATACTTGTTGCAAGCGGACCTTTTGAAGAAAGGTATGCCTCCACAGTTATGCAAACAAGACTTGAACGCATGAGTGAAAGCGAAATAGAAGAGTACCTGCATCTTAGCTCAAGTATGAGTGATCCATCTGTGGCAAATAAAAATCATGTCTTTGCAAAATTCGGGAAACTTATCTCAGCTGCAGATTCTTTTGATCTTGTGCCTTATGAAGGAGCAAATGCAGGGTTTATGCATGATGTTAATAGAAGTATATGGAACGAAGCCAGTTATTTGAGAAGAAGCGGAAAACTGCTTGATATGGGAGAACACATAAAATGTCCTGTAGTTGCAATTCATGGGAATCATGACCCACATCCTTTTGAAGGAGTAAAAGCCCCTCTTTCAAAGAGGTTAAAACACTTCAGGTTTACCATGTTGGAGAACTGTGGACATTATCCCTGGCAGGAAAAACATGCTTCAGAAAAGTTTTACCAGGTAATCCAAAAAGAACTTTTGTGA
- a CDS encoding MBL fold metallo-hydrolase: protein MVFREKNSRGSFKPHLSIKFKSVEGDLVTFSIDTTRTAGKYQQPDAYLITHAHSDHNGKSAMLSERAICSEKTALALEIRHQRKYAGRMFKVGETIDVKGVKVQTFPNFHTVGSVAFMWENELGTKILVTGDVKDASMLPHCDLLITEANYGDPGDTTCYFEDDLTGFENAFKANPSIAFGAYAFGKAQRAVELLRELGYDGTIEMDDQSLSLTRALLEDSGELACIGETCGDCISVVPPWDLGKLPSHISKYVMTGRSDYRYPAIQISDHLDARGLVEMVKDIDPEFTVVYHPNGHRPGRFAKHLDSIGFNALSTDMITNILSNEFV, encoded by the coding sequence ATGGTTTTCAGGGAGAAGAACTCCCGTGGCTCTTTCAAGCCGCACCTTTCTATTAAGTTCAAATCTGTTGAAGGCGACCTTGTCACATTTTCTATTGATACTACAAGGACTGCTGGGAAATACCAACAGCCTGACGCTTATCTTATTACTCATGCCCATTCCGATCATAATGGGAAATCCGCAATGCTATCCGAGCGTGCCATATGTTCGGAAAAGACTGCTCTGGCTCTTGAGATTCGCCACCAGCGCAAGTATGCAGGCAGGATGTTCAAAGTTGGCGAAACTATAGATGTCAAAGGCGTAAAAGTGCAGACTTTCCCGAATTTTCACACAGTCGGCTCAGTAGCATTTATGTGGGAAAATGAACTTGGTACAAAGATACTTGTGACCGGTGATGTAAAGGATGCTTCCATGCTTCCTCATTGTGATCTTCTGATAACCGAAGCCAACTATGGGGATCCCGGAGATACAACCTGTTATTTTGAGGATGACCTCACAGGTTTTGAGAATGCCTTCAAAGCCAATCCTTCTATTGCTTTTGGAGCCTATGCATTCGGCAAGGCACAGAGGGCTGTGGAACTACTCAGGGAACTTGGTTATGATGGAACAATAGAGATGGACGATCAATCACTTTCACTGACCAGGGCTCTCCTTGAGGATTCCGGGGAACTTGCATGTATCGGAGAAACCTGCGGAGATTGTATAAGTGTCGTTCCTCCGTGGGACCTGGGTAAACTGCCGTCTCATATTTCTAAATATGTCATGACCGGGCGCAGCGATTATCGCTATCCTGCAATCCAGATAAGTGATCACCTGGATGCCAGGGGGCTTGTGGAGATGGTAAAGGACATAGACCCTGAATTCACGGTTGTCTATCATCCCAATGGACACCGTCCCGGAAGATTTGCAAAACATCTCGATTCCATCGGATTTAATGCTCTTTCCACGGACATGATCACTAATATATTGAGCAATGAATTTGTGTGA
- a CDS encoding DUF1638 domain-containing protein, giving the protein MNTMSIISCKILQDEIVWLLSNDPEIKKIIIVENKDIQEFTEKLAEQQVCYDIVPFEEMPPIIEAENGDELTVVVNILELGLHMVPKNLKSEVYQTIREMIPFSSGILLFYGLCGNVLGDVEKDFSMEEDGCTVRILRDNDDRIVDDCIGATVGGCANYLKLLKENSKEPAFFHTPMFAHAWKEFPLTGYDFDSNPEEFVKLTKMISDLSGYSRVAKVNTGLNYVKDFDKKVEEHAKLFGYSVFEISGNQEIFEKCYHSIKNEISNSN; this is encoded by the coding sequence ATGAACACCATGAGTATTATTTCATGTAAAATACTTCAGGATGAAATTGTCTGGCTTTTAAGCAATGATCCTGAAATCAAGAAAATTATAATAGTAGAAAATAAAGATATCCAAGAGTTTACTGAAAAACTTGCTGAACAACAAGTCTGCTATGATATTGTTCCTTTTGAAGAGATGCCACCTATTATTGAAGCCGAGAATGGGGATGAACTAACTGTTGTGGTTAACATTCTGGAACTTGGACTTCACATGGTGCCAAAAAACCTGAAATCTGAAGTCTATCAAACCATAAGGGAAATGATACCATTTTCCAGCGGAATCCTCCTTTTTTACGGTCTTTGTGGTAATGTTCTGGGTGATGTAGAGAAAGACTTCTCTATGGAAGAAGATGGCTGCACAGTACGGATACTTAGGGATAATGATGATAGAATCGTAGATGACTGTATAGGGGCAACTGTAGGTGGTTGTGCAAACTACTTGAAATTGCTGAAAGAAAACAGTAAAGAGCCTGCTTTCTTTCACACACCTATGTTTGCTCATGCATGGAAAGAGTTCCCTCTCACAGGGTACGATTTTGATTCAAATCCTGAAGAATTCGTGAAGCTGACAAAAATGATTAGTGACCTTTCTGGATATTCAAGAGTTGCAAAGGTCAACACTGGTCTTAATTATGTAAAGGACTTTGATAAAAAGGTAGAAGAACATGCAAAGTTGTTCGGATACAGCGTATTCGAGATTAGCGGCAATCAGGAAATATTTGAGAAATGTTACCATTCCATCAAGAACGAAATAAGTAACAGTAACTAA
- a CDS encoding AIM24 family protein, translated as METKFYNNITVLDSVDKGDFKAEILQYNSLTGSKDPAIARNLHYTQMAGMHLKQVKVTLNDSGVIVEPGALYFHKGNIACDANIGGVGGLAKKMLKNKLTNESAFNPLYKGTGEIFLEPSFSHFLAVTLDNGTIIVDKGIFYCSESSLEVGVASQKNITAGLFGGDGWFQTKISGTGTCILESPVPMGEILKYTLDNERLQVDGNFALLRSDSVKFSVERSGKGIAGKLTSGEGLLQTFEGTGAVWLAPTQPVYNSISAGSISSLAAAPYNRNNPA; from the coding sequence GTGGAAACAAAATTCTATAACAATATAACTGTCCTTGACAGTGTTGACAAAGGTGATTTTAAAGCAGAGATCCTTCAGTACAATTCTTTAACCGGAAGCAAGGACCCTGCCATTGCAAGGAACCTGCATTATACACAGATGGCAGGTATGCATCTGAAACAGGTAAAAGTAACCTTGAATGATAGTGGCGTTATAGTCGAACCCGGTGCTCTTTATTTTCACAAAGGAAATATTGCATGTGATGCCAATATAGGTGGCGTTGGCGGTCTTGCAAAGAAGATGCTAAAGAACAAGCTTACAAATGAGTCTGCTTTCAATCCTCTCTACAAAGGTACAGGCGAGATATTCCTTGAACCCAGTTTCAGTCATTTTCTGGCAGTAACGCTGGACAATGGTACTATTATTGTAGACAAGGGTATATTCTACTGTTCCGAGTCATCTCTGGAAGTTGGTGTTGCAAGCCAGAAGAACATAACTGCCGGTTTATTTGGCGGCGATGGCTGGTTCCAGACAAAGATCAGTGGCACAGGCACATGTATTCTTGAAAGCCCGGTTCCCATGGGTGAAATATTGAAATATACACTTGACAATGAAAGACTTCAGGTTGACGGAAACTTTGCTCTTTTAAGGTCTGATTCAGTAAAATTCAGTGTTGAAAGATCCGGAAAAGGCATTGCTGGTAAACTAACGTCCGGCGAAGGTCTCCTGCAGACATTTGAAGGAACAGGAGCCGTATGGCTTGCACCTACGCAGCCTGTTTACAATTCCATTTCTGCAGGTAGCATTTCATCACTGGCTGCTGCACCTTATAACAGGAATAATCCAGCATAA
- a CDS encoding ribosome biogenesis/translation initiation ATPase RLI, with product MRIAILNKDRCQPRRCSHECEKYCPRVRTGDETIIFGDDGKPVVSEELCVGCGICVHKCPFEAIMIIGLPEALTEPTHRYGQNGFALYGLPIPQVGRVTGILGPNGIGKSTAVQILSGTLVPNFSQESGNWDKVLEHYAGTALHDYFSDVIDGNIKVSQKPQYVDMIPKAFKGKTSELLDKTDEKGNLSELVERLNLSHVLDHKITELSGGELQRVAIAACAAKDADFYFFDEISPYLDIYQRINTAQLIQEIAEEKAVLVVEHDLAILDMLADVVHVAYGEPGGYGVMTHPKSVRVAINQYLKGYLPEENVRVRPEAIKFEVHPPRVGADINTLVDYDGFSKKYGEGFSLSTDDGSLKQGEVLGIVGPNGIGKSTFVKILAGEVQPDEGELDLDIKISYKPQYIKADTAIPVQYYLRGLCNRFDTSYYQSEIAIPLQIERLYDHLITELSGGELQRVAIAACLSQDADMYILDEPSAHLDVEQRSMATKVIKRFAENNRKTAMVVDHDIYMIDMLSERLIVFEGEPAVYGKAHSPSSMQDGMNKFLANLDITFRRDEDTSRPRVNKQDSRLDREQKAKGEYYYHNILDE from the coding sequence ATGCGAATTGCTATATTGAATAAAGACAGATGCCAGCCAAGACGTTGCAGTCATGAATGTGAAAAGTACTGTCCTCGTGTAAGGACCGGGGACGAGACTATTATTTTCGGAGATGATGGTAAGCCAGTAGTATCCGAAGAACTTTGCGTGGGCTGTGGTATCTGTGTCCACAAGTGTCCTTTTGAAGCTATAATGATCATTGGGCTTCCTGAAGCCCTTACAGAACCAACCCACAGGTATGGTCAAAACGGATTTGCCCTCTATGGTCTGCCAATCCCACAGGTTGGCAGGGTCACTGGTATCCTCGGACCCAATGGTATCGGTAAAAGTACGGCAGTCCAGATACTTTCCGGCACTCTTGTACCAAATTTCTCACAGGAAAGCGGCAATTGGGATAAAGTACTCGAACACTATGCCGGTACAGCTCTCCATGACTATTTCAGCGATGTTATAGACGGCAATATCAAAGTTTCCCAGAAACCACAGTATGTGGATATGATTCCCAAGGCTTTCAAGGGAAAGACCAGCGAACTTCTTGACAAGACTGATGAAAAAGGGAACCTCTCAGAACTGGTTGAGCGTCTCAACCTTTCACATGTCCTTGACCATAAGATAACGGAACTCAGTGGCGGTGAACTTCAGAGGGTAGCTATTGCCGCATGTGCTGCAAAAGATGCTGACTTCTACTTCTTCGATGAGATAAGTCCTTATCTTGATATTTACCAGCGTATCAATACAGCGCAACTAATTCAGGAAATTGCAGAAGAAAAAGCCGTACTTGTTGTAGAGCATGACCTTGCTATACTTGACATGCTTGCCGATGTTGTGCATGTTGCATATGGTGAACCTGGAGGCTACGGTGTGATGACCCACCCTAAAAGCGTGCGTGTTGCCATAAATCAGTACCTCAAAGGTTACCTTCCTGAAGAGAACGTGCGTGTGCGTCCTGAAGCCATCAAATTCGAGGTTCATCCTCCAAGAGTAGGGGCTGATATTAACACTCTTGTGGATTATGACGGCTTTTCCAAAAAATATGGTGAGGGATTCTCTCTTTCAACCGATGACGGTTCACTAAAACAAGGAGAGGTTCTGGGAATAGTAGGTCCCAACGGTATAGGTAAATCCACATTCGTCAAGATACTTGCAGGAGAAGTGCAGCCGGATGAGGGTGAACTTGACCTCGACATAAAAATATCATACAAACCACAATACATCAAGGCTGACACGGCTATTCCAGTTCAATATTACCTGCGTGGTCTGTGCAACAGGTTCGACACAAGTTATTATCAGTCTGAGATTGCCATACCCCTGCAGATAGAACGACTTTACGATCACCTGATTACAGAGCTCAGTGGTGGAGAACTCCAGAGGGTAGCTATTGCAGCATGTCTTTCACAAGATGCTGACATGTACATTCTTGATGAACCAAGTGCTCACCTTGACGTAGAACAGCGTTCAATGGCGACAAAAGTGATCAAGAGGTTTGCAGAGAACAACCGCAAGACTGCAATGGTCGTTGACCATGATATCTATATGATAGACATGTTAAGTGAGCGTCTTATAGTCTTTGAGGGTGAACCTGCAGTTTACGGTAAAGCACATTCTCCTTCAAGCATGCAGGATGGCATGAACAAATTCCTGGCAAACCTCGACATAACATTCAGACGCGATGAAGATACTTCCCGTCCAAGGGTAAATAAACAGGATTCCAGGCTTGACAGGGAACAAAAAGCCAAAGGAGAATATTACTACCACAATATTCTGGATGAGTAA
- a CDS encoding TetR/AcrR family transcriptional regulator: MKYMNQTNQQILHYARIFLQSRGYHGFSYKDISQKLGIKNAAIHHYYPKKEDLVAALLEESRKNIVGDVFQIAYSGGSEQEQLQYYFDFALREFDEGKSICPPGSVILGFEELPEKVKMQNMLLLDDILSWLTEVLNAGREQGKFNFSGPAETRAEVVFESLLGARQLSSIKGRKTLVRSIALIKSDLAWKD, from the coding sequence ATGAAATATATGAACCAGACTAATCAACAGATACTTCATTATGCAAGGATTTTTTTGCAAAGCCGGGGTTATCATGGATTCAGTTACAAGGATATTTCCCAGAAACTGGGAATTAAAAATGCTGCCATTCATCATTATTATCCCAAAAAGGAAGACCTAGTTGCCGCCCTGCTTGAAGAGAGCAGAAAGAACATAGTGGGAGATGTTTTCCAGATAGCATATTCAGGGGGTTCTGAGCAGGAGCAGCTCCAATACTATTTTGATTTTGCATTGAGGGAGTTTGATGAAGGGAAAAGTATCTGTCCTCCTGGTTCTGTGATCCTTGGTTTTGAAGAGCTTCCGGAAAAGGTTAAAATGCAAAATATGTTGCTACTTGATGATATATTGTCCTGGCTAACCGAGGTTCTTAATGCCGGTCGGGAGCAGGGGAAGTTTAATTTCTCCGGTCCGGCGGAGACGCGTGCGGAAGTAGTCTTTGAGTCTCTGCTGGGTGCCAGGCAATTATCCAGCATCAAGGGGAGAAAAACACTTGTAAGGTCTATCGCTCTGATCAAATCAGATCTTGCTTGGAAAGATTAA
- a CDS encoding ABC transporter permease, which yields MNKFGNSCSKVKTIAKKEFKELMSEKTFILAIIIQLFIASFATFLVIGLTSFYDPSTLGDMELEGTSIAVVGTQDNELYKILQESNVRTYLYHDFQLAYTDFYDHKLDAIIVAPLGTSTGTDLLNVDIYLPKSEIKATVVSLQLKEPLEMYEQSVRDVRTQRLPGYTPIEFNIIERGIKTSSTYFEFIYVALLPLLVFTPAFISGGLIIDFITEEYERKTMDMLLVSPASILDIINGKVILAILIVPLQSFVWMLLLSMNRVSIQNSLQILLLVTVIAAVLVLSSTIIAVLFRERGVAQLLYSLILIFLFMASYLFTNSPLNLVTRLSIESIGALESWTWMGIYILVAIFLYASMVIAVKKEAHNI from the coding sequence TTGAATAAATTCGGAAATTCATGCAGCAAAGTGAAGACCATAGCTAAAAAGGAATTCAAAGAGCTCATGAGTGAAAAGACATTCATACTTGCCATTATAATCCAGCTTTTCATAGCATCGTTCGCAACCTTCCTGGTTATCGGACTTACTTCATTCTATGACCCAAGCACATTGGGAGATATGGAACTGGAAGGAACTTCCATTGCTGTGGTTGGAACCCAGGACAATGAGCTTTATAAGATATTACAGGAAAGCAATGTCAGGACATATCTTTATCACGACTTCCAGTTAGCATATACAGATTTCTATGACCATAAGTTAGATGCGATCATTGTGGCTCCATTGGGGACTTCTACTGGAACTGATCTGCTCAACGTAGATATATACCTGCCAAAATCAGAAATAAAGGCAACTGTTGTTTCCCTTCAGCTTAAGGAACCACTTGAGATGTACGAGCAGAGTGTGAGGGATGTAAGGACGCAGAGATTGCCCGGATATACACCTATAGAATTCAACATAATAGAAAGAGGTATCAAAACATCTTCCACCTACTTTGAGTTCATTTACGTAGCACTCCTACCCTTGCTTGTATTCACTCCGGCATTCATATCAGGAGGACTGATAATTGATTTCATTACAGAGGAATACGAGCGCAAGACCATGGATATGCTCCTTGTGTCTCCGGCATCCATACTTGACATCATTAATGGAAAGGTGATACTGGCAATATTGATAGTTCCCCTGCAATCGTTTGTCTGGATGCTACTGCTGTCAATGAACAGGGTGTCGATACAAAATTCATTGCAGATATTACTACTTGTGACAGTTATCGCTGCTGTACTTGTACTGTCAAGTACTATAATCGCAGTCCTGTTCAGAGAAAGAGGAGTTGCACAGCTACTGTACTCACTTATCCTCATCTTCCTGTTCATGGCCTCTTACCTGTTCACGAACTCCCCACTGAACTTGGTTACCCGTCTTTCTATAGAAAGCATAGGAGCACTGGAAAGCTGGACATGGATGGGGATCTATATCCTTGTGGCCATATTTCTGTATGCCTCAATGGTGATTGCAGTCAAGAAAGAAGCACATAACATTTAA